Proteins encoded by one window of Halobaculum halobium:
- a CDS encoding ZIP family metal transporter: MFERAFVDLVGTNPVTQALVAGCVIAGMNMVGALLVLVVRDPGDRLLDGALGFAAGVMLAASFTSLIVPGIDLTEVVVPGVPATGLLSPVPVLAGIVLGVLVLDQADHWVPHVHVLVTGRARPDQTVVDAKVASVILFIVAITIHNMPEGLAVGVGFGSGNVANGLSLMLAIGIQNVPEGLAVSIAAVNAGFDRGTYAALTGIRSGLVEIPLTVVGAVAVTMAAPILPYAMGFAAGGMLFVISDEILPETHSRGHERVATLGTMLGVVVMLYLDVALAA; this comes from the coding sequence GTGTTCGAGCGAGCGTTCGTCGATCTGGTCGGGACGAACCCCGTCACCCAGGCGCTGGTCGCCGGCTGCGTCATCGCGGGGATGAACATGGTCGGCGCCCTGCTGGTGCTCGTCGTGCGCGACCCCGGGGACCGACTGCTCGACGGTGCACTCGGTTTCGCCGCCGGCGTCATGCTCGCGGCGTCGTTCACGTCGCTCATCGTCCCCGGGATCGACCTGACGGAGGTGGTGGTCCCCGGCGTCCCGGCGACTGGACTGCTCTCGCCGGTCCCCGTGCTCGCCGGGATCGTCCTCGGCGTGCTCGTGCTGGATCAGGCCGACCACTGGGTCCCGCACGTCCACGTCCTCGTCACGGGTCGAGCGCGCCCAGACCAGACGGTCGTCGACGCGAAGGTCGCGTCCGTGATCCTCTTCATCGTCGCCATCACGATCCACAACATGCCCGAGGGGCTGGCCGTCGGCGTCGGCTTCGGCTCCGGGAACGTCGCGAACGGGCTCTCGCTCATGCTCGCGATCGGCATCCAGAACGTTCCCGAGGGGTTGGCGGTGTCCATCGCCGCGGTCAACGCCGGTTTCGACCGCGGGACCTACGCCGCGCTCACGGGGATCCGCTCGGGGCTCGTCGAGATCCCGCTGACCGTGGTCGGTGCCGTCGCCGTCACCATGGCCGCCCCGATCCTCCCGTACGCGATGGGCTTCGCCGCCGGCGGCATGCTGTTCGTCATCTCCGACGAGATCCTCCCGGAGACGCACTCGCGGGGCCACGAGCGGGTTGCGACGCTCGGGACGATGCTGGGCGTCGTAGTGATGCTATACCTGGACGTTGCGCTCGCGGCGTGA